The Streptomyces sp. SS1-1 genome has a segment encoding these proteins:
- a CDS encoding ATP-binding protein has product MASVIPSPPLGTDATVVPHGLGADGAPPVRTDSVAGKGVGPQRGPGERRFRFELAAHPGSVARARRLTTARLSGWSVCEDTCETAALVVSELVTNAIVHTASEHVVCELHDGADLVRIAVRDEGCAAGEPHSSPARQEAEHGRGLLLIDALCQAWGAHEHGSGLIVWAELPRAAAGTPTAGEPTAAEPAADAPRGDLGWGSRPKPGPAGGPDDEHGARGQHDEHEARGRHDEHEARRGHDGTGTGAAWL; this is encoded by the coding sequence GTGGCAAGCGTGATTCCGTCCCCGCCCTTAGGAACAGACGCCACTGTGGTCCCCCACGGCCTCGGTGCCGACGGGGCTCCCCCCGTCCGTACGGACTCCGTCGCGGGGAAGGGAGTCGGCCCCCAGCGCGGGCCCGGTGAGCGCCGGTTCCGGTTCGAACTGGCCGCGCACCCCGGTTCCGTCGCCCGGGCGAGACGCCTGACCACGGCGCGGCTGAGCGGGTGGTCGGTGTGCGAGGACACCTGCGAGACGGCGGCCCTGGTCGTGTCGGAGCTGGTCACCAACGCGATCGTGCACACCGCCAGCGAACACGTCGTGTGCGAGCTGCACGACGGCGCCGACCTCGTCCGCATAGCCGTGCGCGACGAGGGGTGCGCGGCGGGTGAGCCGCACTCGTCGCCCGCGCGCCAGGAGGCGGAGCACGGCAGGGGGCTGCTCCTCATAGACGCGCTGTGCCAGGCGTGGGGCGCTCATGAACACGGCTCCGGACTGATCGTGTGGGCCGAACTGCCGCGCGCCGCGGCCGGCACCCCGACGGCCGGAGAACCGACGGCCGCAGAACCGGCGGCCGACGCCCCGCGCGGCGACCTCGGTTGGGGGTCCCGGCCCAAACCGGGACCGGCCGGCGGGCCGGACGACGAGCACGGGGCTCGGGGACAGCACGACGAGCACGAGGCTCGGGGACGGCACGACGAGCACGAGGCACGGCGAGGGCACGACGGAACGGGAACGGGGGCCGCATGGCTGTGA
- a CDS encoding nucleotidyltransferase domain-containing protein, which produces MATAPDDTVFLDTLAGRLAALPTVLAVALGGSRAQGTHRPDSDWDLAVYYRGPFDPDDLRAAGWEGEVSDVGGWGGGVFNGGAWLTVDGRRVDVHYRDLDVVERELADAERGRFRVEPLLFHLAGIPSYLVVAELAVNRVLRGELPRPDGYPPELRRTASERWHGTARATLGYARAHHAPAGRLTEVAGAVATAAVQTGHAVLAERGEWVTNEKRLLERAGLRTVDAVLAGLEPAPEALLRAVTEAETLFASL; this is translated from the coding sequence ATGGCCACCGCCCCCGACGACACCGTCTTCCTCGACACCCTCGCCGGCCGCCTGGCCGCCCTCCCCACCGTCCTGGCCGTCGCGCTCGGCGGCTCCCGGGCGCAGGGCACCCACCGCCCGGACAGCGACTGGGACCTGGCCGTCTACTACCGGGGCCCTTTCGACCCGGACGACCTGCGCGCGGCCGGCTGGGAGGGCGAGGTGTCGGACGTCGGCGGCTGGGGCGGCGGCGTCTTCAACGGGGGAGCGTGGCTGACCGTCGACGGACGGCGGGTCGACGTGCACTACCGCGACCTCGACGTCGTCGAGCGGGAACTGGCGGATGCGGAACGGGGACGGTTCCGGGTGGAGCCGCTGCTGTTCCACCTCGCGGGCATCCCCAGCTATCTCGTGGTCGCCGAGCTGGCGGTCAACCGCGTGCTGCGCGGTGAACTGCCGCGCCCGGACGGCTATCCGCCGGAGCTGCGGCGCACCGCGAGCGAGCGCTGGCACGGCACCGCCCGCGCCACCCTCGGCTACGCCCGGGCGCACCACGCCCCGGCCGGCCGGCTCACGGAGGTCGCGGGCGCCGTCGCCACGGCGGCCGTACAGACCGGGCACGCCGTGCTGGCGGAGCGCGGGGAGTGGGTCACCAACGAGAAGCGGCTGCTGGAGCGGGCCGGACTGCGGACGGTGGACGCCGTCCTCGCGGGACTGGAGCCCGCACCGGAGGCGCTGCTGCGGGCCGTCACCGAGGCGGAGACCCTGTTCGCCTCGCTCTGA
- a CDS encoding RidA family protein — MIRRVTSPALFPPPTYSHASVVEAGTRIAFLAGAVPLDAEGRLVGEGDPVRQAEQVVANLEEQLRSVGSDLAHVLSTDVYVVSADTAVLSAVWEVVEASGLSAGPHASTLLGVACLGYSGQLVEITATAAVPEPEGRS, encoded by the coding sequence ATGATCCGGCGCGTCACCTCTCCCGCCCTCTTCCCACCGCCCACGTACTCCCATGCCTCCGTCGTGGAGGCGGGCACGCGGATCGCGTTCCTCGCCGGGGCCGTGCCGCTGGACGCGGAGGGCCGGCTGGTCGGCGAGGGCGATCCCGTGCGGCAGGCCGAGCAGGTCGTGGCCAATCTGGAGGAGCAGTTGCGGTCCGTGGGCAGCGACCTGGCGCATGTGCTGTCGACCGACGTGTATGTGGTGAGTGCGGACACCGCGGTGCTCTCCGCCGTGTGGGAGGTCGTCGAGGCGTCCGGGCTGAGCGCGGGGCCGCACGCGTCGACGCTGCTCGGGGTGGCCTGCCTCGGCTACTCGGGCCAGCTCGTGGAGATCACGGCCACGGCGGCCGTTCCGGAGCCTGAGGGACGGTCGTGA
- a CDS encoding helix-turn-helix domain-containing protein has protein sequence MSEPRSAPTVGQVVLGRRLLDLRESAGLKREEAARILRVAPATVRRMEMAEVSLKIPYLQLLLKAYGVSDAEAEAFVHLAEEANKPGWWQRFHDILPGWFSMYVSLEGAAALIRSYEPHFVPGLLQTEDYARGVLRSGAIGQTSPDDIERHVALRMRRQRLLTRGDAPRIWAVMDETVLRRQVGGPEVMRAQIDKLLDATKLPNVTLQIAPFANGVHPGTFGPFVLFRFAMPELPDMVYSEYLTGAVYLDARNEVATHLEVMDRMAAQAATAHRTKEILRDLRKEL, from the coding sequence GTGAGCGAACCGCGGTCCGCGCCGACGGTGGGCCAGGTCGTTCTCGGCCGGCGCCTGCTCGACCTGCGCGAGAGCGCCGGTCTCAAGCGGGAGGAGGCCGCCCGCATCCTGCGGGTCGCACCCGCGACCGTCCGCCGCATGGAGATGGCCGAGGTCTCGCTCAAGATCCCGTACCTCCAGCTGCTGCTGAAGGCGTACGGCGTCTCCGACGCGGAGGCCGAGGCCTTCGTGCACCTCGCCGAGGAGGCGAACAAGCCCGGCTGGTGGCAGCGGTTCCACGACATCCTGCCGGGCTGGTTCTCCATGTACGTCAGCCTGGAGGGGGCCGCCGCGCTCATCCGGTCGTACGAGCCGCACTTCGTGCCCGGGCTGCTCCAGACCGAGGACTACGCGCGCGGTGTGCTGCGCTCGGGCGCCATCGGCCAGACCAGCCCCGACGACATCGAGCGCCATGTCGCCCTGCGGATGCGCCGCCAGCGTCTGCTCACCCGCGGGGACGCGCCCCGGATCTGGGCCGTGATGGACGAGACCGTGCTGCGCCGCCAGGTCGGCGGCCCGGAGGTGATGCGCGCCCAGATCGACAAACTGCTCGACGCCACGAAGCTGCCCAACGTGACCCTGCAGATCGCCCCGTTCGCCAACGGGGTGCATCCCGGCACGTTCGGCCCCTTCGTGCTGTTCCGATTCGCCATGCCGGAACTCCCGGACATGGTCTACAGCGAGTACCTGACCGGCGCGGTCTACCTCGACGCGCGCAACGAGGTGGCGACCCACCTCGAGGTCATGGACCGCATGGCGGCACAGGCCGCTACGGCACATCGCACGAAGGAGATCCTGCGGGATCTCCGCAAGGAGCTGTGA
- a CDS encoding SAM-dependent methyltransferase, translating into MTGPHPAEIDTSKPHPARMYDWYLGGKDNYPVDEAMGRQMLALDPRVPVMARVNRAFMHRSVTWLARHGVRQFLDVGTGIPTEPNLHQVAQRIAPDARVVYCDNDPIVLAHAEALLRGTDEGATQYLQADVRDPDAILEGARKVLDLDRPVALSLIALLHFVPDEDGAHELVARLLSELPSGSYLVMTHATADFTPEESEAAAGKLRAAGVTLALRSREEFTRFFDGLELVEPGVRVPHQWHPDLGDPVPGQDDGIIPGYGAVGRKP; encoded by the coding sequence ATGACCGGGCCGCACCCCGCCGAGATCGACACGAGCAAGCCGCACCCCGCGCGGATGTACGACTGGTATCTCGGCGGGAAGGACAACTACCCCGTGGACGAGGCCATGGGCCGGCAGATGCTGGCCCTGGACCCGCGGGTGCCGGTCATGGCGCGGGTCAACCGCGCGTTCATGCACCGGTCCGTGACCTGGCTGGCGCGGCACGGGGTGCGCCAGTTCCTGGACGTCGGCACGGGCATCCCGACCGAGCCCAACCTCCACCAGGTCGCCCAGCGCATCGCCCCCGACGCCCGCGTCGTCTACTGCGACAACGACCCCATCGTGCTGGCGCACGCCGAGGCCTTGCTGCGCGGGACCGACGAGGGCGCCACGCAGTACCTCCAGGCCGACGTGCGCGACCCGGACGCCATCCTCGAGGGCGCCCGCAAGGTCCTGGACCTCGACCGCCCGGTGGCCCTCTCGCTCATCGCGCTGCTGCACTTCGTCCCCGACGAGGACGGCGCGCACGAGCTGGTCGCCCGTCTGCTGTCCGAACTCCCCTCGGGCAGCTACCTGGTGATGACCCACGCGACAGCCGACTTCACCCCCGAGGAGTCGGAGGCCGCCGCCGGGAAGCTCCGCGCGGCGGGCGTCACCCTGGCGCTGCGCTCCCGCGAGGAGTTCACCCGGTTCTTCGACGGACTGGAACTCGTCGAGCCGGGGGTGCGGGTGCCGCACCAGTGGCACCCGGACCTGGGCGACCCCGTCCCCGGACAGGACGACGGGATCATCCCCGGGTACGGGGCGGTGGGGCGCAAGCCGTGA
- a CDS encoding DUF899 domain-containing protein, protein MSLPEIVSREQWRAAREELLVKEKAATRARDALNAERRALPMVEITEEYVFEGGDGKAALLDLFEGRHQLVVYHFMFAPEWDAGCRSCSAFLDEIGQLAHLHARGTTFAAVSRAPLTRILPFKARMGWAVPWYSSCGTGFNHDFEATLERDGELVERPGLSCFLRDRDRVFHTYSTYERGLDGLGSTTGFLDLTALGRQEEWEEPFGRASAFGAPAGGKPVRYHDEYDD, encoded by the coding sequence ATGTCGCTTCCGGAGATCGTTTCGCGTGAGCAGTGGCGCGCGGCACGCGAGGAACTGCTGGTCAAGGAGAAGGCGGCGACCCGCGCGCGGGACGCGCTCAACGCCGAGCGGCGCGCCCTGCCCATGGTCGAGATCACCGAGGAGTACGTGTTCGAGGGCGGCGACGGCAAGGCCGCCCTGCTCGATCTCTTCGAGGGCCGGCACCAGCTCGTCGTGTACCACTTCATGTTCGCGCCCGAGTGGGACGCGGGCTGCCGCAGCTGCTCGGCGTTCCTCGACGAGATCGGCCAGCTCGCGCATCTGCACGCGCGCGGCACGACCTTCGCCGCCGTCTCCCGGGCGCCGCTGACCCGCATCCTGCCGTTCAAGGCGCGGATGGGCTGGGCGGTCCCCTGGTACTCGTCCTGCGGCACCGGCTTCAACCACGACTTCGAGGCGACCCTCGAACGTGACGGCGAGCTGGTGGAGCGGCCCGGCCTGAGCTGCTTCCTGCGGGACCGGGACCGCGTCTTCCACACCTACTCGACGTACGAGCGCGGTCTCGACGGGCTCGGCTCCACCACCGGGTTCCTGGACCTCACCGCGCTGGGCCGGCAGGAGGAGTGGGAGGAGCCCTTCGGGCGCGCGTCCGCCTTCGGGGCGCCCGCGGGCGGCAAGCCCGTCCGCTATCACGACGAGTACGACGACTGA
- a CDS encoding amidohydrolase, protein MTPPPADLVITRCTVLTHDEREEIGFAEDASVIVRDGVVEAVVSGAEAGGVPARERIDAQGQIALPGLINCHTHAPMAALRGVAEDLPTDAWFNDVVWPVESNLTARDVELGARLACAEMIRAGVTCFADHYFSMDAVAAVVEECGIRAHLGEAFFSSQGPRGRERSLEFALTHRGGAGGRITTALAPHAPYTVDDADLAATAALAREHGLPVHLHAAENRDQTTTSLARHGVTPVEVLRRTGLLDTDVLIAHGTGILDEDLPALRDAGGRVAVATAPRGYLKFGWPTTTPVRALREIGVPVGLATDGAASNNSLDVWESMALTALVQKSTTGDPRWLTARQALHHATLQSARAVGLGDSLGSIAPGRRADIVLVDISGPHTQPVHDLAATLVHSARSSDVRTTIVDGRILMRDRELLTIDVPSTVRELGERLPALLDRGHGRRVQEYSP, encoded by the coding sequence ATGACGCCTCCTCCCGCCGATCTCGTCATCACCCGGTGCACGGTGCTCACACACGACGAGCGGGAGGAGATCGGCTTCGCCGAGGACGCCTCCGTCATCGTGCGCGACGGGGTCGTCGAGGCGGTCGTCAGCGGGGCGGAGGCCGGCGGGGTGCCGGCCCGCGAACGCATCGACGCGCAGGGGCAGATCGCCCTGCCCGGACTGATCAACTGCCACACCCACGCCCCGATGGCCGCCCTGCGCGGGGTCGCCGAGGACCTGCCGACCGACGCCTGGTTCAACGACGTCGTCTGGCCCGTGGAGTCCAACCTCACCGCACGGGACGTCGAGTTGGGGGCACGGCTGGCCTGCGCCGAGATGATCCGGGCCGGGGTCACCTGCTTCGCCGACCACTACTTCTCCATGGACGCCGTCGCCGCCGTCGTCGAGGAGTGCGGGATCAGGGCCCACCTCGGCGAGGCGTTCTTCTCCTCGCAGGGGCCCCGGGGACGGGAGAGATCGCTGGAGTTCGCGCTGACGCACCGCGGGGGCGCGGGCGGCCGGATCACCACCGCCCTCGCCCCGCACGCCCCCTACACCGTGGACGACGCCGACCTCGCGGCCACCGCCGCCCTCGCCCGCGAACACGGCCTGCCCGTCCATCTGCACGCCGCCGAGAACCGCGACCAGACCACCACCAGCCTGGCCCGGCACGGCGTCACCCCCGTCGAGGTGCTCCGGCGCACCGGCCTCCTCGACACCGACGTCCTCATCGCGCACGGCACCGGCATCCTCGACGAGGACCTGCCCGCGCTCCGCGACGCCGGCGGCCGGGTCGCCGTCGCCACCGCGCCGCGCGGCTACCTCAAGTTCGGCTGGCCCACCACGACACCGGTCCGGGCGCTGCGCGAGATCGGCGTCCCCGTCGGGCTCGCCACCGACGGCGCCGCGTCCAACAACTCCCTCGACGTGTGGGAGTCGATGGCGCTGACCGCCCTCGTGCAGAAGTCCACGACCGGCGACCCGCGCTGGCTGACCGCCCGTCAGGCCCTGCACCACGCCACCCTGCAGAGCGCGCGGGCCGTCGGCCTCGGCGACAGCCTCGGCAGCATCGCCCCGGGCCGCCGCGCCGACATCGTGCTGGTCGACATCAGCGGCCCGCACACCCAGCCCGTGCACGACCTGGCCGCCACCCTCGTCCACAGCGCCCGCTCCTCCGACGTGCGCACCACGATCGTGGACGGCCGGATCCTGATGCGCGACCGCGAGCTTCTGACGATCGACGTGCCGTCCACCGTGAGGGAGTTGGGGGAGCGGCTGCCCGCCCTCCTGGACCGAGGGCACGGCCGGCGCGTCCAGGAGTACAGCCCTTAG
- a CDS encoding ABC transporter ATP-binding protein, producing the protein MGWNQHRDAFLELSLRAMVRRLPSLLATSFRLAWQADRRAARTVLVAEVARGLAQAVALLAVNSVLGRLIGGGAIDERLRDAAPALVVMAAVMVVSTLLRAASTYATGRLEPKVERVAIELYLERAAAVELAAIEDHAFHKLLDTAQYGASSARRMIAYSTRVVNAAISLIAAAGVLTVLHPALLPLLATMTLPSAWSALTNARRRYESFHTWVQHARAGQLISALLTEPAAAPEIRVHGVAPFLLRHYRAMSETAEAEQARLARLAARTGLFAAAWTGLATVATYATLGWLLLAGAMALSVAGTAVIAIRTGSSSLDSLVLEVNALHEEALFVGDLQRLYAEAAERAIPEGGEPLPEDPREVRFEHVTFSYPGESSRPALDDVTLTLPLGRIVALVGENGSGKTTLVKLLAGLYTPDRGRILWDDVDASAADRHQLAERIAMVAQDFKRWPFTARVNVAVGRSSAPLTEERLDTSIAQAGAQDVVADLPRGLDTLLARHFSGGHELSGGQWQRLGIARAAYRRGRILIVDEPTAALDARAELEVFEKIRALASAGQTVVLITHRLASVRHADLVHVLDQGRLVESGTPEQLLATGGLYAELYALQADQFTARVPAPEPR; encoded by the coding sequence ATGGGGTGGAACCAGCACCGCGACGCCTTCCTGGAGCTGAGTCTGCGGGCCATGGTGCGGCGGCTGCCCTCCCTGCTGGCCACCAGCTTCCGGCTGGCCTGGCAGGCCGACCGGCGGGCCGCCCGGACCGTACTGGTCGCGGAGGTCGCGCGGGGCCTCGCCCAGGCCGTCGCGCTGCTGGCCGTGAACAGCGTGCTGGGACGGCTCATCGGCGGCGGGGCCATCGACGAGCGGCTGCGGGACGCCGCTCCCGCGCTCGTCGTCATGGCCGCCGTCATGGTCGTCTCGACCCTGCTGCGCGCCGCCTCCACGTACGCCACCGGGCGGCTGGAGCCCAAGGTGGAGCGGGTCGCGATCGAGCTGTACCTGGAGCGGGCGGCGGCCGTGGAGCTGGCCGCGATCGAGGACCACGCCTTCCACAAGCTGCTGGACACCGCGCAGTACGGGGCCTCGTCCGCCCGCCGCATGATCGCGTACAGCACCCGGGTGGTGAACGCGGCCATCTCGCTGATCGCCGCCGCCGGTGTCCTCACCGTGCTGCACCCGGCGCTGCTGCCGCTCCTCGCCACCATGACGCTGCCCAGCGCCTGGAGCGCCCTGACCAACGCCCGGCGCCGCTACGAGTCCTTCCACACCTGGGTGCAGCACGCCCGCGCCGGCCAGCTGATCAGCGCGCTGCTGACCGAGCCGGCCGCCGCGCCGGAGATCCGCGTCCACGGCGTGGCGCCGTTCCTGCTGCGGCACTACCGGGCGATGTCCGAGACCGCCGAGGCGGAGCAGGCGCGCCTCGCCCGGCTGGCGGCGCGCACCGGGCTCTTCGCGGCGGCCTGGACGGGGCTCGCGACCGTCGCGACGTACGCGACGCTCGGCTGGCTGCTGCTCGCCGGGGCCATGGCGCTCTCGGTGGCCGGTACGGCGGTCATCGCGATCCGCACCGGTTCGTCGAGCCTGGACAGCCTCGTCCTGGAGGTCAACGCGCTGCACGAGGAGGCCCTCTTCGTCGGCGATCTCCAGCGGCTGTACGCGGAGGCCGCCGAGCGGGCGATCCCGGAGGGCGGGGAGCCGCTGCCCGAGGACCCGCGGGAGGTCCGCTTCGAGCACGTCACCTTCTCCTACCCGGGCGAGTCGTCCCGCCCCGCCCTGGACGACGTCACGCTCACCCTGCCGCTCGGCCGGATCGTCGCGCTCGTCGGCGAGAACGGCTCGGGCAAGACGACGCTGGTCAAGCTGCTCGCGGGGCTCTACACCCCGGACCGGGGCCGCATCCTGTGGGACGACGTCGACGCGTCGGCCGCCGACCGGCACCAGCTCGCCGAGCGCATCGCGATGGTGGCGCAGGACTTCAAGCGCTGGCCGTTCACCGCCCGCGTCAACGTGGCCGTCGGCCGCTCGTCCGCGCCGCTGACCGAGGAGCGGCTGGACACCTCGATCGCCCAGGCCGGGGCGCAGGACGTGGTGGCGGATCTGCCGCGCGGCCTGGACACCCTGCTGGCGCGGCACTTCAGCGGCGGTCACGAGCTGTCCGGCGGCCAGTGGCAGCGGCTCGGGATCGCCCGGGCCGCCTACCGGCGCGGACGCATCCTCATCGTGGACGAGCCGACCGCCGCCCTGGACGCCCGGGCGGAGCTGGAGGTCTTCGAGAAGATCCGCGCCCTGGCCTCGGCCGGCCAGACCGTCGTCCTGATCACCCACCGGCTGGCGTCCGTCCGCCACGCCGATCTGGTGCACGTCCTCGACCAGGGCCGGCTCGTGGAGTCCGGCACCCCGGAGCAGCTGCTGGCCACCGGTGGCCTGTACGCGGAGCTGTACGCGCTGCAGGCGGACCAGTTCACGGCCCGGGTGCCCGCGCCGGAGCCGCGCTGA
- a CDS encoding DUF397 domain-containing protein: MDRIKPRIPVYNGMPARDLGTEGWHKPWSGGNGGNCLEAMKLADGRIAVRQSTDPDGPALIYTTDEMTAFIEGAKAGKADFLLS, encoded by the coding sequence ATGGATCGCATCAAGCCGCGCATACCCGTCTACAACGGCATGCCCGCGCGGGACCTGGGCACGGAGGGCTGGCACAAACCGTGGAGCGGGGGCAACGGCGGCAACTGCCTGGAGGCGATGAAGCTCGCCGACGGACGCATCGCCGTCCGGCAGTCCACCGACCCGGACGGGCCGGCCCTGATCTACACGACGGACGAGATGACGGCCTTCATCGAGGGCGCCAAGGCGGGGAAGGCGGACTTCCTGCTCTCCTGA
- a CDS encoding FUSC family protein: MTRPARPARPLPPWLAHALRAQRGPVPWSAVVRGALSAGPLLLAAVLAGRATLGVVAAIAAMLAGINDRPGSRRSSVHRIGAPALAGAAGVFGGTYAGDHLGAVPLTLVLTVLGLVAGGVCATGPVASAAGTQVLVATAVGAGMPLPESAGQRALAFLAGAAWLLALRLALPTPGSLAGDFRFDGERAAVAGVYDAVAALLDAAGTEGATARRAALTAALDHAQDALTGPRLRRYASSSAERRLHAQYAAALPLAEAATALAWAGEAVPARAAEGPRRLAAAVRGGTHTGPLPAPSRSAPALRALDDALLHAAEAFDRGRENRNLHARRRTVRNRVRAVLGAGGREYGLRVALCFGAGAGIAQALHHARSYGPHTHWYWLPATAVFLVKPDLGPLVSRVLCRAAGTVLGALVFAGLAAVLPRPEGLVALVAVSGALIPVATRHFAAQTAVVTVLVLALVMVGGEPQASVGRIGETLLACAIVLVAGHLPVPGQRGGGVRARLTAAGDAVSAYLAHVLDESGTRADGDVREPRAVRWTLRREAYRTLAEARAAVALAAAELPALARHAQGADRIVTTLEQLVDATTACAVHLDDTGGLTPRHTARLTELLDALAGERHRTGLRVPEAAAVSALAG, from the coding sequence GTGACCCGCCCCGCGCGCCCGGCCCGTCCGCTTCCCCCTTGGCTCGCCCACGCCCTGCGCGCCCAGCGGGGCCCGGTGCCGTGGAGCGCGGTCGTCCGGGGCGCGCTGTCCGCCGGGCCCCTCCTGCTCGCGGCGGTGCTCGCCGGCCGGGCCACCCTCGGGGTCGTCGCCGCCATCGCCGCCATGCTCGCCGGGATCAACGACCGTCCCGGCAGCCGCCGTTCGTCCGTGCACCGGATCGGGGCGCCCGCGCTGGCGGGGGCGGCCGGGGTGTTCGGCGGGACGTACGCCGGGGACCACCTGGGGGCCGTACCGCTCACCCTGGTGCTCACCGTGCTCGGGCTCGTCGCCGGCGGGGTCTGCGCGACCGGGCCCGTCGCCTCCGCCGCCGGCACCCAGGTGCTCGTCGCCACGGCCGTCGGCGCCGGGATGCCGCTGCCCGAGAGCGCGGGACAGCGGGCGCTGGCGTTCCTCGCCGGCGCGGCCTGGCTCCTCGCGCTGCGGCTGGCGCTGCCCACGCCGGGTTCCCTCGCGGGCGACTTCCGGTTCGACGGGGAGCGGGCCGCCGTCGCCGGCGTGTACGACGCGGTCGCCGCCCTGCTGGACGCCGCCGGCACCGAAGGGGCCACCGCGCGCCGGGCCGCCCTGACCGCCGCCCTCGACCACGCCCAGGACGCCCTGACCGGGCCCCGGCTGCGGCGGTACGCGTCCTCGTCCGCCGAGCGGCGGCTGCACGCCCAGTACGCCGCCGCCCTGCCGCTCGCCGAGGCGGCGACCGCGCTCGCCTGGGCCGGGGAGGCCGTGCCCGCCCGGGCCGCCGAAGGGCCCCGGCGGCTCGCCGCCGCCGTGCGCGGCGGCACCCACACCGGGCCGCTGCCCGCGCCCTCCCGGTCGGCGCCCGCCCTGCGCGCCCTCGACGACGCGCTGCTGCACGCCGCCGAGGCGTTCGACCGGGGCCGGGAGAACCGGAACCTGCACGCCCGCCGCCGTACCGTGCGCAACCGGGTCCGGGCCGTGCTCGGGGCCGGGGGACGGGAGTACGGGCTGCGCGTCGCGCTCTGCTTCGGCGCCGGCGCGGGCATCGCCCAGGCGCTGCACCACGCCCGCTCGTACGGGCCGCACACCCACTGGTACTGGCTGCCGGCCACCGCCGTCTTCCTCGTCAAGCCCGACCTCGGGCCGCTCGTCTCCCGCGTGCTGTGCCGGGCGGCCGGGACGGTCCTCGGCGCGCTGGTCTTCGCCGGCCTCGCGGCCGTACTGCCCCGGCCCGAGGGGCTCGTCGCGCTCGTGGCGGTCAGCGGCGCCCTCATCCCCGTGGCCACCCGGCACTTCGCCGCCCAGACCGCCGTCGTCACCGTCCTCGTGCTCGCCCTGGTCATGGTGGGCGGCGAACCGCAGGCGTCCGTCGGGCGGATCGGGGAGACCCTGCTGGCGTGCGCGATCGTGCTCGTCGCCGGCCATCTGCCGGTGCCCGGGCAGCGGGGCGGGGGAGTACGGGCCCGGCTCACCGCGGCCGGGGACGCCGTCTCCGCCTACCTCGCCCATGTGCTGGACGAGTCCGGCACCCGCGCGGACGGGGACGTCCGTGAACCGCGGGCCGTGCGCTGGACGTTGCGCCGCGAGGCGTACCGGACGCTCGCCGAGGCGCGGGCCGCCGTCGCGCTCGCCGCCGCCGAACTGCCCGCGCTCGCCCGGCACGCGCAGGGCGCCGACCGGATCGTCACCACCCTCGAACAGCTCGTCGACGCCACCACCGCGTGCGCCGTGCACCTCGACGACACCGGCGGGCTCACGCCCCGGCACACCGCACGCCTCACCGAACTCCTCGACGCGCTCGCCGGGGAACGCCACCGCACCGGGCTGCGCGTCCCGGAGGCCGCCGCCGTGTCCGCCCTCGCCGGCTGA
- a CDS encoding GNAT family N-acetyltransferase: MSAVALRRATASDARAVADVWLRSFTAALPSVVRPHSDDEVRAWFGEVVLPSQETWVADSEGRVVGLMVLDGDQLAQLYLDPEWRGRGVGDRFVDLAKRRCPDGLSLWTFQVNGPAHRFYARHGFVAAETTDGSGNEEREPDVRYVWRPGPR, from the coding sequence GTGAGCGCCGTCGCCCTGCGCCGGGCCACCGCGTCCGACGCGCGGGCCGTCGCCGACGTGTGGCTGCGGTCGTTCACGGCCGCTCTGCCGTCCGTGGTGCGGCCGCACTCCGACGACGAGGTGCGGGCGTGGTTCGGCGAGGTCGTGCTGCCGTCGCAGGAGACATGGGTCGCCGACAGCGAGGGACGGGTCGTCGGGCTGATGGTCCTCGACGGCGACCAGCTCGCCCAGCTGTACCTGGACCCGGAGTGGCGGGGCCGGGGGGTGGGCGACCGGTTCGTGGACCTCGCCAAGCGGCGCTGCCCGGACGGGCTGAGCCTGTGGACCTTCCAGGTCAACGGTCCCGCCCACCGCTTCTACGCCCGGCACGGCTTCGTCGCCGCCGAGACCACCGACGGCAGCGGCAACGAGGAGCGCGAGCCGGACGTGCGGTACGTCTGGCGGCCGGGTCCCCGCTGA